One Microbacterium esteraromaticum genomic window carries:
- a CDS encoding glucose-6-phosphate dehydrogenase produces the protein MSTTTTLFILGATGDLTSRLLLPSLASLLCNEQKHRVILRGSGTEEWDAETWRSTVEKAFASEPEAMDRVEVADYVRADVTDASVVASLVETLDPSTVLYFALPPAVTAAAIDAMAGLTLPEGTVLAMEKPFGQDEASARALNEKLLALVPERQIFRVDHFLGRSTLLNLLGVRLANRIWEPVWSAEHIERVLIRFDESVALEGRARYYDKAGAMIDMIQSHLLQVLALLAMDPPATLHERDLRDAKAAVLRATHVMGDDPATASRRAQYTAGTQRIAGGGSRELPSYRDEEGVDNVRRTETLAEVVFEVANDRWAGVPFILRSGKGLDRKHSEIVVTFKPVRHVPPGLNGIPVDGGRLTFSLGPDEMHLRLHVTGGDDPFALRDEDLVADLGVGQQRSYEEVLDELLDGDVALSVRADEAEECWRIIQPVREAWARGETPLDEYAAGSTGPASWQTSQGS, from the coding sequence ATGTCGACGACCACAACGCTGTTCATCCTTGGTGCCACCGGCGACCTGACCTCGCGCCTGCTGCTGCCCTCGCTCGCGTCGCTGCTGTGCAATGAGCAGAAGCACCGGGTCATCCTGCGCGGGTCGGGCACCGAGGAGTGGGACGCCGAGACCTGGCGATCCACGGTGGAGAAGGCGTTCGCGAGCGAGCCCGAGGCCATGGACCGCGTCGAGGTCGCCGACTACGTGCGGGCCGATGTGACGGATGCCTCGGTCGTGGCATCCCTGGTCGAGACACTGGACCCGTCGACCGTGCTCTACTTCGCCCTGCCGCCGGCGGTGACCGCCGCGGCGATCGATGCGATGGCGGGGCTCACCCTGCCGGAGGGCACCGTGCTCGCGATGGAGAAGCCGTTCGGCCAGGACGAGGCGAGCGCCCGCGCGCTCAACGAGAAGCTGCTGGCCCTCGTGCCTGAGAGGCAGATCTTCCGCGTCGACCACTTCCTCGGCCGCTCGACGCTGCTCAACCTGCTCGGCGTGCGCCTGGCGAATCGCATCTGGGAGCCGGTGTGGTCGGCCGAGCACATCGAGAGGGTGCTGATCCGGTTCGACGAGTCGGTCGCGCTCGAGGGCCGTGCGCGGTACTACGACAAGGCCGGCGCGATGATCGACATGATCCAGAGCCACCTGCTGCAGGTGCTCGCACTGCTCGCGATGGATCCACCTGCGACCCTGCACGAGCGCGACCTCCGCGACGCGAAGGCCGCCGTGCTGCGCGCCACACACGTGATGGGCGATGATCCCGCGACGGCGTCGCGGAGGGCGCAGTACACCGCCGGCACGCAGCGGATCGCGGGCGGCGGGTCGCGCGAGCTGCCCTCGTACCGCGACGAGGAGGGCGTCGACAACGTCCGCAGGACCGAGACCCTCGCCGAGGTGGTCTTCGAGGTCGCGAACGACCGCTGGGCGGGGGTGCCCTTCATCCTCCGCTCGGGCAAGGGCCTCGATCGCAAGCACTCCGAGATCGTGGTGACCTTCAAGCCGGTGCGCCATGTGCCGCCCGGGCTGAACGGCATCCCGGTCGACGGCGGCCGGCTGACGTTCTCGCTGGGGCCGGACGAGATGCACCTGCGCCTGCACGTGACCGGCGGCGACGACCCGTTCGCGCTGCGCGACGAGGACCTCGTGGCCGATCTCGGAGTGGGCCAGCAGCGCTCGTACGAGGAGGTGCTCGACGAGCTTCTCGACGGCGATGTCGCCCTGTCGGTGCGCGCGGACGAGGCTGAGGAGTGCTGGCGCATCATCCAGCCGGTGCGAGAGGCCTGGGCCCGCGGCGAGACTCCGCTCGACGAGTACGCCGCCGGCTCCACCGGTCCCGCATCGTGGCAGACATCGCAGGGATCATGA